From a single Lactococcus allomyrinae genomic region:
- a CDS encoding DUF1861 family protein encodes MFKSEELVEKHRNKSKVYCAEKLIFGGVKGYDVYNISAPFELNHQLILAGRVEARDSEHSQIRFFYHKSGNQWQLIEEAQSFNLQDPFFTRIDEKIILGGVEVTFDSEKVLYWRTIFYELNDLKKAKLIFSGPIGMKDIRLRELADGKILVLTRPQGMKGGLGKIGAVVIDDLSKLSIDLLEKAPLLKNQYVDEEWGGANEIHLVGNRVAVLGHIGSRDYLGNIHYRAMTFELDENFTEILNPKIIAERKDFVAGPSKRPDLMDVVFSGGLIFKEDKVVLYAGTGDAEAQKLVINDPFR; translated from the coding sequence ATGTTTAAATCTGAGGAATTAGTGGAGAAACATAGGAATAAGAGTAAAGTTTATTGTGCTGAAAAATTAATTTTTGGAGGTGTCAAAGGTTATGATGTTTATAATATTTCAGCACCTTTTGAGTTGAATCACCAATTAATTTTGGCGGGACGTGTTGAAGCGCGTGATTCTGAACATTCACAAATTAGATTTTTTTATCATAAGTCTGGAAATCAGTGGCAACTTATTGAGGAGGCGCAGTCTTTTAATTTGCAAGACCCATTTTTTACAAGAATTGATGAGAAGATTATTTTAGGTGGTGTAGAAGTTACATTTGATAGCGAGAAAGTATTATACTGGCGAACGATTTTTTATGAGCTGAATGATTTGAAAAAAGCAAAATTGATTTTCTCAGGACCTATAGGGATGAAAGATATTAGGTTGAGAGAACTTGCTGATGGGAAGATTTTGGTTTTAACTCGTCCTCAAGGAATGAAAGGTGGTCTGGGAAAAATTGGTGCTGTTGTTATTGATGATTTAAGCAAACTTTCCATTGATTTACTTGAAAAAGCACCGCTTCTCAAAAATCAATATGTAGATGAGGAGTGGGGAGGAGCAAACGAGATTCATCTTGTTGGTAATCGAGTTGCTGTTTTAGGGCATATTGGTAGTCGTGATTACTTGGGGAACATCCATTATAGAGCGATGACTTTTGAACTAGATGAAAATTTTACTGAGATATTAAATCCTAAAATTATTGCTGAACGAAAAGATTTTGTTGCTGGCCCTAGTAAACGTCCAGATTTAATGGATGTGGTTTTTAGTGGCGGTCTGATTTTTAAAGAAGATAAAGTTGTGCTTTATGCGGGTACGGGTGATGCTGAAGCTCAAAAATTAGTTATTAATGACCCATTTAGATAG